TGTCGTCGCGCGTGGCTGGCAACTGCTCGACGGGTTGGCTCATGTAGTGCGCGATCGAACCGCGCAGCCGCAGGTAACGCTCAAATCGCGGGATGATGGCCTCGTGGGCGATTATGTTGCGCGGGTTCATGCCAGCGTCCGCCAACGCCCATGCACCGTAAGCGTGATCTACGTGGCCGTGCGTGTATATGACCGTGTGCAGGGGCGCGTCGCTCACCGAGCGTATGGCGTCAACCAGTGCCGGTCCGGCCGGCGCCATGCCGGTGTCCACCAGCAGGAGGCCGTCGCGCGTTTCGAACAACACGGCGTTTACGATCGGCATGCGGATGAGCCATGTGTTCGGCGCCACGAGCTCAGCGCGGGTCTTCGCGCGCGCGTCGGCTATCGCCTGCGGGTCGTCGCGCGAAAACATGTTCTCGGCAATCGCGCGCGAGTAGTCACCCCAGATGCGGGCGTTGCTGATGATGCCCGGCAGCAGCTCGGGGTAGCGGGCCAGCACGCGTGATCGCGCCGCGAGGTCGGCACCACCCACGGCACGGTCGAGTGCCGTTCGCGCAGGATTTTCTACTGCCCGGTAGAGCTGGTTCGCGCTGCGGCCGCCGTACTCGCTGCTCCCCAGCACCAGGCCCAGCGATGCGAACAAAGCGGCAACCAACAGGTAGCGAATCAGTGCAGCCATGGCGTATCCTTCCCCTGCGCGCCCGCGCAATCAAAAGGCGCCGAGCGGCAGAGACGCGCACGCGCGGTGTTACCGGCCAGCCTGGGGTCTGTTGTTTTGCGTGGGAGGGCAGGGTGTGCGAGAACCCGCGTGACCCTGTTGGAGGACGCCGCCTTGGAACCTGTACGCGAACTTGGACTCGATGAAATCAACCTCTCTGAACAAAGCTTCTGGGAGCTGAGCGAAGAAACACGCGAGGGCGCGTTTGCCACTCTCAGGGAGCAGCGCCCGGTGGCCTGGTTCGAGGCGCCCGACGTGGGCGACATTCCCGGCCTTGAGGCCGGCTCGGGCTACTGGGCACTGACCCGCCACGCTGACGTGCTCGAGGCCAGCCGCAACCCCGAACTCTTCAGCTCCGACTCGAGCTATGGTGGCACTCAGATCATCGACCTGCCGGCGGAGTACAGCGAGTTCTTCAACGGCATGATCTCCATGGACGACCCGCGCCACGCTCGCCTGCGCGGGCTGATCTCGGCGGGTTTCACGCCGCGCATGCTCGGTCGCATAGAGCAGGCCGTGGAGCGCGCCGCACGCGAGGTGGTCGATTCGGTCATCGAGAAAGGCGAGTGCGACTTCGTGCTCGACGTGGCCTCACCGTTTCCGCTCATGATCATCTGCGACATGATGGGCATCCCGCGCAGCCAGCTCGACTTCGTGTTCGACCGCTCCAACATAATCCTGGGCGCGGGCGATCCCGACTACGTGGCCGACGTGCAGGACATGGTCATGGCCCAGCTCACGGCCGGGGCCGAGCTGGCCCAGCTCATGGAGGAACTGCGCACGGAGCGCATCGCCAAGCCCACCGACGACATCACCTCGGTGCTGGTCAACGCCGAGGTTGACGGCGAGAGGCTCACCGCCCAGGAGTTGTCATCGTTCTTCGTGCTGCTGGCGGTGGCCGGCAACGAGACCACGCGTACTGCCATCTCGCAGGGCTTGAAGGCATTGAACGATAATCCTGACCAGCAGCGCCTGTGGATGGACGACTTTGACGGCCTCAACGCGACCGCGGTAGAAGAGATAGTGCGCTGGGCAACGCCGGTCATTCATTTTCGGCGCACGGTCACCCGCGACACCGTCATCGGTGGACAGGCGGTAAAAGAGGGTGACAAGGTGGTGCTGTGGTACAACTCTGCCAACCGCGACGAGGACGCGTTCGAGCGGCCCTTTGATTTCGACCTGGCCCGAAGTCCCAACGAGCACGTGGGGTTCGGTGGCCCCGGGCCCCACTTCTGCCTGGGCGCCAACCTGGCCAGGCGCGAAATAACGGTATTGTTCCGCGAGCTTTTCAGCCGCATGCCCGACATAAGGCCCACTGGCGACCCCGACCGCCTGCTGTCGTTTTTCATACACGGCCTCAAGCGAATGCCGGCCGAGTTTACGCCGGGCGCGCTGTCGGCCTCCTGAGCAGCGCTGTCGGTCGGCTGAACGCGTGGCTACAGGGCAGCCCAGGCGCCCTTGATCCCAAGGGAGCCTTCAGACCTGGCGCAGGAATTCGGACAGGCCGTAGCCGGTGCGACCGTTCATGGTCCACTCGGTCATGCCTTCGCCTATGTGCGTGGTCATTCCACCCCGGCGGTTACGCAGCGGGATGAAACCTTTTACCTCGCCGTTGATGTCAAACTCGCGGCCCGACGCGGTGGCGATGTGCACGCGCAGCGCGCGGTGGTACAGGCCGTTGGCCTCGTAGTCGGCATCAATTTCTACCCCGGTAACGCGATCGATCTTGTCACCCTCAACCACTACGCCGCCGAGGCGGATGTCGTCGGGGCCGCGGCGGATGATGCTGACCATGGCACCCAGGTCGTCGCCGAAGTTCATGGTGAGCCACTCGTAGCCTTCGATGGCTTGCCAGTAGCGCGGCCCCCAGCTGTGGTCGCGCAGGCCGTGCCCGTTGATCTCCACCGTTTCGTCACCCAGTATCAAGCGGCCGCTCACCCGCATGTGCTGTTCGTAGTGCGCCTTGGCAAACTGCTTTTCATCGGGGAGTTTGTCTTCGCTCTTGTCACCCGAGCTGCCGTACATGGGTCCGACCGCAGCGTGATCGAGTTCGAGTGACAGTGGTCGCGACGGGTTGTCGGCAAACGCGCGGCGGGGTTCGGCCATCTGCGTGGGATCGGCGAGCTCTACCACCTGCCCGCTGTAAGTCGTACGCAGGTGACGGCCCGGCTCGACCACGGTGAAGCACATGCCGCCTGCCTCGAACGAATCGTTGTTGGCAATGGCAGGTCTCGCAAAGTTGAACAGCACTCGCCCGTCGGGCAGGTAGACGGTCACCGTCATCTCGGCACGGCCCTCGTTGGCGCGGTTGCCCAGGCGCACGAAACCTCCCACGCCGCGATCGCGGTCGAAGAAGTTGAAGTACATGCTCTCGTTGAAGTTGGGCTCGGGGCCCAGTGGGTGGGTGTAGTCGTCGGCGGGGCTGATGTTGCCAAGCGTGAGTGTCATGCACACTTGTTAGCCCGGCCGCGCAGTCCAGTCGAGGCAGCGGCGCGCGAGCCACGCACACGCCGGCGAGTAGTCCTAGTTCTCGTCTATATCTTCGAGGCTGACGAGCTCAACGCCCAGTCCCTCGTCGTCGTCCAGCTCCACGCCTGCGGGTATCTCAGCGGTTTCGGTGTCGGTGGCGGGCACCTTGAGCGCTCCCTCCATGTTGCCCAGCGAACTGGTCGGAAAAGGGCTGCGTCCCACCTGCACCGAGCGGGTATCGCCAGTGGCATTGCGCCGATCGAACTCTGCACGCTTCCACTTCATGAGTTGCTCTCTGAGCGCCACGCCATCGATGTTGAGCGTGTCGCAGACCGTGCGAAACGAAAAAGGGTATTCCCAGCAGTCTTCTGCTATCCAGGTCTCGGCCTCGTCGGACATGCGGCGGTACCTCAGTCGGCTGGCGCCTGCGTGCTTGTAGAAGCAGCGTATTCCGTCCTTGAGTACCGCGTACATAAGCGCCCGTTCGGGTCCCATGGCGTCGTCGTTTAACTGCGAGGCAAAGTACTGTTCGGGCAGGGTGAGGTCGGGGCTTAAGTGATCGAGCAGCGACGGCATGAGTATGAAGTTGCCGCTCAGCGCGTCGGGTTCGTGGCGGCGCGGGCTGCGGCCCTTGCCAGGTGCCTGCATGCCCTTTCTCGCAGCGCCTTTGCCGGTTGACGGGACGCCGGCAGGGGAGTTTCCGTTCGAAGAACCACGGCTTGAAGGCACTGCGCTGGAGGCGGAAGCGTTCTTGCTGGCGGTCGACCGGACGGACTCATTCCTACTTCGATTCATGGGAGGGAGTTGTCCAAGAACTGTGCCGCGATCGACCTTCCCCGATCGGGGGCCAACCGGCCCGGCGACGGTCACCTGGCCAAGCCGTCCAGACCCCACACCCCCTGCCGGGGGCGCCCCTGCAGGCCGCGAGAAACAGGCTGTTTCTGTCTGGATTCTGTCGCGTGCCCTACTTGCTGTCGTGACTCCTTCGTGTCGGGCTGGCCATTCGGGGGGGGCGGACTCACCCGTTCGGGTGGGCCGGGGGCGTTATTGCATCCCCGCGACGGCGGGCAGGATTCTTGCAGAATCGCCCGATACCCCACGCCTGGTGCGCTTTAGAAACAGAGACTAGCCGCACGCTTGACACAATTTAGAGGGAGAGGGTATAGTTTGCAATCTTGTTCAGCCCGCTGAGGGGTTGGGACAAGACGCTCAAATTTTATGGCTGACGAACAACAGGGACGAAAGCTGTCGCGCAAAGAGCGCGAGCTGCAGTTCAGGCTCAACATTGTCCTGGACGCTGCCGTGGAGGTGTTTTCGGAGAAGAGCTTCGGGCATGTGTCTGTCGAAGAGATCGCGACCCGCGCCGAGATCAGCGTGGGTACGCTGTACAATCTTTTTCACAGCAAAGAAGAGGTCTACACTGCAGTTGTCTCACGATCACAGGGCGAGTTTCTCGACACGATTGAGCGATTGCTGGGCGAGGCCCGCGGTCCGCGCGAGCAGGTACTGGCCGTTGTGCGCGGGCACCTGCAGCACTTCGCCAGTGTTGAGAACGCGATGAAGATCTACATATCGGCCACTAACGGTTTTCAGTGGGAGCTGCGGACCAAGCTGGCTGTTGAAGTAAGCGAACGGTTATCGGGCTTCGAGGCCCAAGTGGTCAACATATGCCAGGCGGGCATGGACGAGGGCATATTCAAAAAAGATGTGTCGGCGCAGGATCTTGCGGCGGTGATCCTCGGCGTGCCCCACTCCTTTCTGATGGCTGCTGCACGCAATGACCCGCCCGACGTGGCTGCCACCATACCGGTGGCCGAAATCACAATCGATCGTCTCCTGGGCACTGATTGATCGCGGCCGCCTGATCTCCGGCCGGCAGCTTTCGATTTACTCTCCGAGCACTCTTCCTCGAACAATCAACATAAAGCATCATTGTGTTCAACTGGCGTGAGGGCTTGGTTGCGCTGGACTGTTATAGTAGTAAACAGCTCAGCAGTTGCGCTCCATTCTTGAAACCGCATTTCTTGAGCGGTGTTGCTGCTTGGTGAGGTAATTGGCCCTTCTTTCCGGTTGCGGGGAAGGGAGGCGGAAGAGGATGTGGTGTGATTAAGAGCGAGCTCAGGGTTCCGAGCCTGACGCATGCAAAGGCGGCAGGCATATGCGACACGGCGTTAAAGGCCATGGGTCTGGACGCCGAGAAAGCGTTGGACTACAAGGACGGTTACGATTTTCTTGTCGGGGGGCAGGTACGCGTGGCCGTGCGCTATGCTTTTCCCACCTCGGACCGTGAGCAGGTCTACACCAAGCGCAACGGCGAGGTGTCGCGCTATGTCTACAAGCGCTGGACCTTCAACTTCCACCGCCACGGCAAGATGGACGTGCGCTACTGCGATTTTTTTGTCTGCCTGCTTGCCCCCGTAGGCGACAATGCTGCTGCCGGTGGCGACCTCAGTGTATTTGTCATTCCCTGGGAGGCGGTGACCGGACTCACGTTCTGTTCTTCAACGCGGGTTGGAAGCACGAGGCAGTACCGCGGCAAGTACGCGCGCTTTCGTGACGGGTGGAACCTGATCTCCCAGGCGGCAGGCGTTGGCCTGGCCCAGACCGGTCGCATAAAGATAACCGATAAGGCCCGCGCGGCGCTGAGGTTGGTCAAGGGTGGTGCCGATTCGCGCGCTACAGCAAAGGGCGGCAACAAGCTGGTCAACCTGCGCGGCGACGGCGACGGTAGCGACCAGCCACCGGTGGGCCCCACCGGTCGCGGATTGCGGCCAGTAGTCTGACCCGGGCGCGGCTGATTCTTCCACCATCTGGCAGGCTTCGGCCAGCTCCACGTGCTGGCCCTCTATTTCTCCGCTGGTCGACAACCGCCGGGCCCTGGCTATGAGTTCGGTGCTGTAGCGATTGACGTTAAGGCGCAGCAGCTCCCGGGCTTCAGGCGTGACCTGCAGTGCCTCGGGATGGCTGGAGTCGGTACTGACCCGTCGTTCGTGTTTTGCGGCCGGTTGGG
The DNA window shown above is from Candidatus Binatota bacterium and carries:
- a CDS encoding TetR/AcrR family transcriptional regulator; the encoded protein is MADEQQGRKLSRKERELQFRLNIVLDAAVEVFSEKSFGHVSVEEIATRAEISVGTLYNLFHSKEEVYTAVVSRSQGEFLDTIERLLGEARGPREQVLAVVRGHLQHFASVENAMKIYISATNGFQWELRTKLAVEVSERLSGFEAQVVNICQAGMDEGIFKKDVSAQDLAAVILGVPHSFLMAAARNDPPDVAATIPVAEITIDRLLGTD
- a CDS encoding cytochrome P450; its protein translation is MEPVRELGLDEINLSEQSFWELSEETREGAFATLREQRPVAWFEAPDVGDIPGLEAGSGYWALTRHADVLEASRNPELFSSDSSYGGTQIIDLPAEYSEFFNGMISMDDPRHARLRGLISAGFTPRMLGRIEQAVERAAREVVDSVIEKGECDFVLDVASPFPLMIICDMMGIPRSQLDFVFDRSNIILGAGDPDYVADVQDMVMAQLTAGAELAQLMEELRTERIAKPTDDITSVLVNAEVDGERLTAQELSSFFVLLAVAGNETTRTAISQGLKALNDNPDQQRLWMDDFDGLNATAVEEIVRWATPVIHFRRTVTRDTVIGGQAVKEGDKVVLWYNSANRDEDAFERPFDFDLARSPNEHVGFGGPGPHFCLGANLARREITVLFRELFSRMPDIRPTGDPDRLLSFFIHGLKRMPAEFTPGALSAS